The Pimelobacter simplex genomic sequence TTCGGTAGAGAAGGAGACTGAACTCATGAAGATCATCCTGACCCAGGAGGTCGAGAACCTCGGCGCCGCTGGTGACGTGGTGGAGGTCAAGGACGGCTACGGCCGCAACTACCTCATCCCCCGTGGCTTCGCGATCCGCTGGACGCGCGGCGCCCAGGCGCAGGCCGACTCGATCAAGGCCGCCCGCTCCGCGCGTGCGGTCCGCGACGAGGCCCACGCGGCCGAGATCAAGGCCAAGCTCGAGGGCAGCCCGGTCGACGTCAAGGTGAAGGCGGGCCAGGGCGGCCGTCTGTTCGGCGCGGTCACCGCTGCCGACATCGCGGCGGCGCTCGGCGAGGCGGCCGGCGAGGCGATCGACAAGCGGACCATCGTCCTCGGCAACCCGATCAAGGCGCTGGGCAACCACGCCGTGTCGGTCAAGCTGCACGACGAGGTCTCGGCGGCGGTCGCGCTCAACGTGATCCCTGCCTGATTCCAGGCTTCACCCGCGTGGCCGGTCCCTTCGGGGCCGGCCACGCGGCTATTTTCAGGGTGCTCCACCTTCCCCGACCCAGGAGTTCACCCCCATGCATGTACGACGGACGCTGCCCGCCGCCCTCCTGCTGCTCGCGCCGGTGCTCGCCGCCTGCGGTGACGGCGACGACGCCCCCGACGCCGACGCGACGTCGTCCCCGACCACGCCGACGAGCGACGCGCCGACCACCCCCAGCGCGACCACCCCGAGCGCGACGCCCACGACGGTGACCTCCGCTCCCTCCTCGGCCCCCCCGGCCGCGACCCTGCCGGCGGCCTGCGACCTCGCGACCTCCGCGTCGGTGGCCAAGAACTTCGGCGTCACCGTCGGCCCGGCCGAGGCCGGTACCGACACC encodes the following:
- the rplI gene encoding 50S ribosomal protein L9; its protein translation is MKIILTQEVENLGAAGDVVEVKDGYGRNYLIPRGFAIRWTRGAQAQADSIKAARSARAVRDEAHAAEIKAKLEGSPVDVKVKAGQGGRLFGAVTAADIAAALGEAAGEAIDKRTIVLGNPIKALGNHAVSVKLHDEVSAAVALNVIPA